In the genome of Salmo trutta chromosome 18, fSalTru1.1, whole genome shotgun sequence, one region contains:
- the ndr2 gene encoding nodal-related 2, with the protein MRSLGVLGVALYVSLLILLTQGIHKSRDGVYHGTSRRFAIDHRPPGYHHLAPKYMMHLYRNYKSNLTRPIDVMEKSIAKQADTVKSVMAKSLFHRSRRWTATFDLTTLLADDRIQAAELRFRFPRATRASNITVEIYHHHDYPCRQTQEICQEHQLVGYLSVSSVINSSRHWKVYNLTDPLLNWLGQEQVSRSSMKRRSPNKTKRDVFFPNPVQLAGSTRQQNPVQLAGSKTRQSPVQLAGSKTRQNPVQLAGSKTRQSPVQLAGSKTWQGPCVSDRALLVVFSHTGSEEGSQAKASLLHTAEQSKFLSTTEPKKIRRPKRHKKKRGHSGQRDPPDMRGPEVSSGNNEIDLSLCRRVDMHVDFNQIGWGSWIVFPKKYNAYRCEGICPSPLGEDLNPTNHAYMQSLLKHYHPERVPSVCCAPTKMSPLSMLYYENGEMLLRHHEDMVVDECGCL; encoded by the exons ATGCGTTCATTGGGCGTTCTAGGTGTAGCACTATATGTCTCTCTGCTCATACTGCTGACTCAAGGAATTCACAAATCTAGAGATGGAGTTTATCACGGGACATCACGACGCTTTGCTATAGACCACCGTCCACCTGGATACCATCACCTGGCACCGAAGTATATGATGCACCTTTACCGGAATTACAAATCTAATCTCACTCGGCCTATAGACGTAATGGAGAAGAGCATCGCAAAACAAGCAGACACAGTCAAGAGTGTGATGGCAAAAA GTTTATTCCACAGATCCCGACGCTGGACTGCAACCTTTGACCTGACCACGTTATTGGCCGACGACCGGATCCAAGCAGCGGAGCTCAGGTTCAGGTTTCCCCGGGCGACGAGGGCTTCCAACATTACCGTGGAGATCTACCATCACCACGACTACCCGTGCAGGCAGACACAGGAGATCTGCCAGGAACACCAGCTGGTGggatatctctctgtctcctctgtgatTAACTCCTCTCGGCACTGGAAGGTGTACAACCTCACTGATCCGCTGTTGAACTGGCTCGGCCAGGAACAGGTTTCCAGGAGCTCAATGAAGAGGAGATCACCAAACAAGACAAAGAGAGATGTGTTCTTCCCCAACCCTGTCCAGTTGGCTGGGTCTACAAGACAGCAGAACCCTGTCCAGTTGGCTGGGTCTAAAACACGGCAGAGTCCTGTCCAGTTGGCTGGGTCTAAAACACGGCAGAACCCTGTCCAGTTGGCTGGGTCTAAAACACGGCAGAGTCCTGTCCAGTTGGCTGGGTCTAAAACATGGCAGGGTCCGTGTGTGAGCGACAGAGCCTTGCTGGTTGTATTCTCTCATACAGGGTCAGAGGAGGGCTCCCAGGCCAAGGCTAGCCTCCTCCACACGGCCGAACAGTCCAAGTTCCTGTCCACCACCGAGCCCAAGAAGATCCGCAGGCCGAAGAGACACAAGAAAAAAAGGGGCCACTCAGGCCAGAGGGATCCACCGGACATGAGAGGTCCAGAGGTGTCCAGCGGAAACAATGAGATTGACCTGTCTCTCTGTCGAAGAGTTGATATGCATGTAGACTTCAATCAGATAGGCTGGGGGTCCTGGATTGTCTTCCCAAAGAAGTATAATGCCTATCGATGTGAGGGGATCTGTCCAAGTCCTTTGGGAGAAGACTTGAACCCAACAAATCATGCTTACATGCAG AGTCTCCTAAAACACTACCACCCTGAGCGGGTTCCCTCTGTGTGCTGCGCCCCCACCAAGATGAGTCCTCTAAGCATGCTGTATTATGAGAATGGAGAAATGCTGCTTCGCCATCACGAAGATATGGTTGTGGATGAATGTGGCTGCCTGTAG
- the lrrc20 gene encoding leucine-rich repeat-containing protein 20 isoform X1: protein MSEIRRPSIMAEAVANVARRVNATVEEEKDTLDLSNCKLISFPDGVFRVLNSVAEKIHIITLADNEMKGVTSKFFKTFTQLRELDLHGNVITKLPDVVGDLQHLTSINLANNKLSVFPERLTDIQSLERINLEGNDITEVPMEKLQAMPALKCINLKSNPLDNNLLTAIQQFPQTFEIQTTTDN, encoded by the exons ATGA GTGAGATTCGTAGACCGAGTATAATGGCAGAGGCTGTGGCCAATGTTGCCCGGAGGGTCAATGCAACAGTGGAAGAAGAGAAAGATACTCTGG ATCTGTCAAACTGCAAACTGATCAGTTTCCCAGATGGTGTATTCAGGGTCCTCAACAGCGTTGCAGAGAAGATACACATCATCACGTTGGCTGACAATGAGATGAAGGGAGTTACTAGCAAATTCTTCAAAACCTTCACTCAATTGAGAG AACTGGATTTGCACGGCAATGTAATCACTAAACTGCCAGATGTAGTTGGGGATCTGCAACATCTGACCAGCATCAACTTGGCCAACAACAAGTTGTCTGTCTTCCCTGAGAGACTGACGGACATCCAGTCACTGGAACGAATCAACCTGGAAGGAAATGACATCACTG AAGTCCCCATGGAAAAGTTGCAGGCCATGCCAGCTCTGAAGTGTATCAACTTGAAGTCAAATCCTTTGGACAACAACTTGTTAACTGCCATTCAACAATTTCCTCAAACATTTGAAATTCAAACTACAACAGACAACTAA
- the lrrc20 gene encoding leucine-rich repeat-containing protein 20 isoform X2, with protein MAEAVANVARRVNATVEEEKDTLDLSNCKLISFPDGVFRVLNSVAEKIHIITLADNEMKGVTSKFFKTFTQLRELDLHGNVITKLPDVVGDLQHLTSINLANNKLSVFPERLTDIQSLERINLEGNDITEVPMEKLQAMPALKCINLKSNPLDNNLLTAIQQFPQTFEIQTTTDN; from the exons ATGGCAGAGGCTGTGGCCAATGTTGCCCGGAGGGTCAATGCAACAGTGGAAGAAGAGAAAGATACTCTGG ATCTGTCAAACTGCAAACTGATCAGTTTCCCAGATGGTGTATTCAGGGTCCTCAACAGCGTTGCAGAGAAGATACACATCATCACGTTGGCTGACAATGAGATGAAGGGAGTTACTAGCAAATTCTTCAAAACCTTCACTCAATTGAGAG AACTGGATTTGCACGGCAATGTAATCACTAAACTGCCAGATGTAGTTGGGGATCTGCAACATCTGACCAGCATCAACTTGGCCAACAACAAGTTGTCTGTCTTCCCTGAGAGACTGACGGACATCCAGTCACTGGAACGAATCAACCTGGAAGGAAATGACATCACTG AAGTCCCCATGGAAAAGTTGCAGGCCATGCCAGCTCTGAAGTGTATCAACTTGAAGTCAAATCCTTTGGACAACAACTTGTTAACTGCCATTCAACAATTTCCTCAAACATTTGAAATTCAAACTACAACAGACAACTAA
- the ppa1a gene encoding inorganic pyrophosphatase 2, mitochondrial: MGFPLSTPTGSTGNTPTSSSTKEQTGQNKAVDMSFTIEERGKPNTLDYRVFFRNTEGKYVSPFHDIPIYADEAQNIFHAVVEVPRWTNAKMEIATKDPLNPLKQDIKKGNLRYVANVFPHKGYIWNYGAIPQTWEDPGHKDRDTGCCGDNDPIDICDIGYKVCSRGEVIKVKVLGTLALIDEGETDWKVIVINMEDPEANNFNNIDDVRRLKPGYLEATFEWFKKYKIPDGKPENQFAFNGEFKDRDFALKTVKETHEFWKALISKKTNAGELNCTNTCVTDSPFCCSTTDAKAVVDAACAFGPEDPIPSAVDKWFYV; this comes from the exons ATGGGCTTCCCATTGTCTACTCCTACAGGTAGTACAGGAAATACGCCCACTAGCAGCAGTACCAAGGAGCAGACTGGACAAAATAAGGCAGTAGACATGAGCTTCACCATCGAGGAGAGGGGCAAgcccaacacactggactacaGGGTGTTTTTCA GAAATACTGAGGGAAAATACGTCTCTCCATTCCATGACATACCAATTTATGCAGATGAAGCTcag AACATCTTCCATGCTGTTGTTGAGGTGCCCAGATGGACCAATGCAAAGATGGAG attgccACCAAAGACCCTCTAAATCCATTGAAGCAAGATATCAAAAAGGGGAACCTTCGTTATGTGGCCAACGTGTTTCCACACAAAGGATACATCTGGAATTATGGAGCCATCCCACAG ACATGGGAGGACCCAGGCCATAAAGACAGAGATACAGGATGCTGTGGTGACAATGACCCTATTGACATCTGTGACATAGGATACAAG GTGTGCTCTCGTGGAGAGGTGATTAAAGTCAAGGTGCTGGGCACTCTGGCTCTGATCGACGAAGGAGAAACAGACTGGAAAGTCATCGTCATCAACATGGAGGATCCAGAGGCCAACAACTTTAACA ATATTGATGACGTAAGAAGACTCAAGCCTGGGTATCTGGAAGCTACATTTGAGTGGTtcaaaaaatataaaattccTGATGGAAAACCTGAGAACCAGTTTGCATTTAACGGAGAGTTCAAGGACAGG GACTTTGCTCTTAAGACAGTCAAGGAAACTCATGAGTTCTGGAAGGCGCTGATCTCCAAAAAGACCAATGCTGGAGAACTGAACTG TACCAACACCTGTGTCACAGACAGTCCATTCTGCTGTTCCACTACTGATGCTAAGGCTGTTGTTGATGCC GCATGTGCTTTTGGCCCTGAAGACCCTATTCCAAGTGCAG TTGACAAATGGTTCTATGTCTGA
- the sar1aa gene encoding GTP-binding protein SAR1b — translation MSFLFDWIYRGFSGVLQFLGLYKKSGKLVFLGLDNAGKTTLLHMLKDDRLGQHVPTLHPTSEELTIAGMTFTTFDLGGHVQARRVWKNYLPAINGVVFLVDCADHDRLTESKIELDALLADETILSVPVLVLGNKIDRPEAISEGGLREAFVLDGQCTGKGNVSLKDLQVRPLEIFMCSVLKKQGYGDGFRWLAQYID, via the exons ATGTCATTCCTCTTTGATTGGATCTACAGAGGCTTTAGTGGTGTGCTACAGTTTTTAG GGTTGTACAAAAAGTCTGGAAAGCTGGTTTTCCTGGGGTTGGATAATGCTGGTAAAACAACCCTTCTGCATATGCTGAAAGATGACAGACTTGGACAGCATGTGCCCACGTTGCATCCAA CATCGGAAGAGTTGACGATAGCTGGAATGACATTCACCACGTTTGATCTGGGCGGTCACGTACAAG CTAGAAGAGTGTGGAAGAACTACCTGCCGGCTATCAATGGAGTTGTCTTTCTGGTTGACTGTGCTGACCATGACCGCCTTACAGAATCCAAGATCGAACTTGAT GCGCTGTTAGCAGATGAGACCATCCTCTCTGTGCCTGTGCTGGTCCTGGGTAACAAGATAGACCGTCCTGAAGCCATCAGTGAGGGGGGACTGAGAGAGGCGTTTGTTCTCGATGGTCAATGCACTGGAAAG GGCAACGTGTCGTTGAAGGATTTGCAGGTACGACCTCTGGAGATTTTCATGTGCAGTGTCCTGAAGAAGCAGGGCTATGGAGATGGCTTCAGGTGGCTGGCACAATACATCGACTGA